In Leptidea sinapis chromosome 21, ilLepSina1.1, whole genome shotgun sequence, the following proteins share a genomic window:
- the LOC126970527 gene encoding hsp90 co-chaperone Cdc37 — MVDYSKWKDIEISDDEDETHPNIDTPSLFRWRHQARIERMEERRREQEEFEQRKNETLRQLNETKRKLAEVPPESPDMDSLKKALKELEDKEREIKNKEEELKKKEKHTPWNVDTISEPGFTKTIINTKPGRPKDENLTEEEKEAKMKKFIKENEKLLKKFGMLRKYDDSKQFLQEHNHLACEETANYLVIWCINLEMEDKHDLMAHVAHQTICMQYILELSKQLDVDPRACISSFFSRIQVAEKTYKDSFDDELEQFKARIKKRAAEKIQEALREQEEEERQARLGPGGLDPVEVYEELPDELKKCFDSQDVPMLQATIAKMPETEAVYYMKRCVDSGLWVPSKNDEEPTMGESTAVSKDREASADAEIVD; from the exons ATGGTTGACTACAGCAAGTGGAAGGATATTGAG ATTTCTGATGATGAAGATGAAACTCACCCAAACATTGACACGCCGTCGCTATTCAGGTGGCGTCACCAAGCAAGGATCGAGAGAATGGAAGAACGAAGACGAGAGCAAGAAGAATTCGAGCAGCGTAAAAACGAAACTTTGAGACAACTTAATGAAACTAAAAGAAAGTTAGCAGAAGTACCCCCTGAAAGCCCAGACATGGACTCCCTAAAAAAAGCTCTTAAAGAATTAGAAGATAAAGAGAGggagataaaaaataaagaagaagagCTTAAGAAGAAAGAGAAACATACACCATGGAATGTAGATACAATCAGTGAACCTGGCTTTACTAAAACTATAATAAACACAAAACCAGGCCGGCCCAAAGACGAAAACTTGACTGAAGAAGAAAAAGAGGctaaaatgaaaaaattcatcaaagaaaatgaaaaattgcTGAAAAAGTTTGGTATGCTGAGAAAATATGATGACTCAAAGCAATTTCTACAAGAGCATAATCACCTTGCTTGTGAAGAGACTGCAAATTATCTTGTGATTTGGTGTATTAATTTGGAAATGGAAGAT AAACATGATTTAATGGCACATGTGGCACACCAGACAATATGCATGCAGTACATACTTGAGCTTTCGAAGCAGTTGGATGTTGACCCCAGAGCTTGTATCTCATCGTTCTTCTCAAG AATTCAAGTTGCTGAGAAAACGTATAAAGATTCATTTGACGATGAGCTTGAGCAGTTCAAGGCAAGAATCAAGAAGCGGGCTGCAGAAAAGATTCAAGAAGCACTTCGTGAACAAGAGGAGGAGGAGAGGCAAGCGAGACTAGGTCCTGGCGGTCTTGACCCTGTTGAAGTTTACGAGGAATTACCTGAT gAATTAAAGAAATGTTTTGATTCCCAAGATGTCCCAATGCTCCAGGCTACTATTGCAAAAATGCCTGAGACAGAAGCAGTTTACTACATGAAGAGGTGTGTTGACTCTGGTTTGTGGGTGCCCAGCAAAAATGACGAAGAACCAACGATGGGGGAGAGTACTGCAGTGTCGAAAGATAGAGAAGCTTCCGCTGATGCTGAAATTGTTGATTGA